From a single Ailuropoda melanoleuca isolate Jingjing chromosome 12, ASM200744v2, whole genome shotgun sequence genomic region:
- the PRR19 gene encoding proline-rich protein 19 isoform X2, with protein sequence MDGPDARTPAGTTADPGHRLLRRSGNLHLEGEVESGAHASPAAAAQWTRPALPARATHSRAAAASVPGHLGTGRRDHPAPVGEGETTTPASGEGANYLKGPGRCKEGSRRCRKRKETRDAARPRSSLAPFPPSSSCRSVASLPLPKPTESQRAWEGHTHAHRAQEAPREARKRLECVVSWGYRGKEATAPQSYVGFFFQDTMDPWGPAPQPFQRPEKPGRVRRRKTRRERNKVLMGSRRPLTRQDPLVTSQDPSVVPTAPKLVVITQGRLSREHRGLFNHEVKSLDVARLLSCESLEPGTPSLPTKPSPSPSRAQEPAPQSRDKENQVPRGSGPGPPSPPEFPGLGQLLEELQCQLILPQAFPRRNLVQEARDAIVGTLQACHGCVPDLTLVLRGCQPPLPGTKPGGPESRRMTPSWINSPEQAPGEGRQRRQQRTKELAFAMPHTSSTPMVHRVSLAPPKGPWPPPLPLLPSPSGAAWGPPTAFDLLKSIWLVATPPPPRSWGVGPQQPLPQPPSPLLPRTSALDWSPSPPAPLPSLSWAVAQNSPEAWSFPPMRLY encoded by the exons ATGGACGGTCCCGACGCCCGCACTCCAGCGGGGACGACGGCCGATCCCGGGCACCGCCTCCTCCGCAGGAGCGGAAACCTTCACTTAGAAGGGGAGGTGGAATCGGGAGCCCATGCTTCCCCCGCGGCGGCCGCACAGTGGACTCGTCCAGCGCTTCCCGCCCGGGCCACTCACTCTCGGGCGGCGGCCGCTAGCGTACCGGGGCACCTGGGGACGGGGAGGCGAGACCATCCAGCACccgtgggggagggagaaaccaCCACACCTGCGTCAGGGGAAGGGGCGAACTACCTGAAAGGACCGGG GCGCTGCAAAGAGGGCAGTAGAAGgtgcagaaagagaaaggaaactagaGATGCTGCAAGGCCCAGGTCCAGCCTGGCGCCCTTCCCGCCCAGCTCATCTTGCAGATCTGTggcctctcttcccctccctaaACCCACAG AAAGCCAAAGGGCGTGGGAGGGACATACGCATGCGCATCGTGCGCAGGAGGCCCCCCGTGAGGCCCGGAAGAGACTCGAGTGCGTGGTGAGCTGGGGTTACCGCGGAAAAGAAGCCACTGCACCCCAAAGCTACGTGGG CTTTTTCTTCCAGGACACAATGGACCCCTGGGGGCCAGCCCCCCAGCCTTTCCAGCGGCCTGAGAAACCTGGTCGTGTCCGCCGTCGGAAGACCAGGCGGGAGCGCAACAAGGTCCTGATGGGCAGCCGCCGACCATTGACCCGTCAGGATCCTCTTGTGACCAGTCAGGATCCCTCTGTGGTCCCTACTGCTCCCAAGCTTGTGGTCATAACCCAGGGCCGGCTGAGCCGGGAGCACCGGGGTCTCTTCAACCATGAGGTGAAATCTCTGGACGTGGCGCGGCTGCTTAGCTGTGAGTCCCtggagccaggcaccccttcactaCCCACCAAACCCTCCCCAAGCCCAAGTCGGGCCCAAGAACCGGCCCCGCAGTCAAGGGACAAGGAGAACCAGGTGCCTAGAGGCTCGGGCCCAGGCCCACCCAGTCCCCCAGAGTTCCCTGGCTTGGGGCAGCTGCTGGAGGAGCTGCAGTGCCAGCTGATTCTGCCGCAGGCCTTCCCCAGGAGGAACCTAGTACAAGAAGCCAGAGATGCCATCGTGGGCACCTTACAGGCTTGCCATGGCTGTGTGCCCGACCTCACCCTGGTGCTCCGTGGCTGCCAGCCACCCTTACCAG GGACCAAGCCTGGTGGCCCTGAAAGCCGAAGGATGACACCCTCCTGGATCAACAGCCCCGAgcaggccccaggggaggggaggcagaggaggcaACAGAGGACAAAAGAGCTCGCCTTTGCCATGCCTCACACCTCCAGCACTCCCATGGTGCACAGGGTGAGCCTGGCACCGCCAAAAGGTCCCTGGCCACCTCCCTTGCCCTTGTTGCCTTCCCCATCCGGGGCAGCCTGGGGCCCCCCAACAGCCTTTGACCTGCTGAAAAGCATCTGGCTGGTAGCCACACCACCCCCTCCGCGGTCCTGGGGGGTCGGGCCACAACAACCCCTGCCTCAGCCACCATCACCCTTGTTGCCCAGAACCTCTGCCCTGGACTGGAGCCCCAgcccccctgccccactgcctaGCCTATCCTGGGCAGTGGCCCAGAACAGCCCAGAGGCCTGGTCCTTTCCACCCATGAGACTGTActga
- the PRR19 gene encoding proline-rich protein 19 isoform X3, protein MESQRAWEGHTHAHRAQEAPREARKRLECVVSWGYRGKEATAPQSYVGFFFQDTMDPWGPAPQPFQRPEKPGRVRRRKTRRERNKVLMGSRRPLTRQDPLVTSQDPSVVPTAPKLVVITQGRLSREHRGLFNHEVKSLDVARLLSCESLEPGTPSLPTKPSPSPSRAQEPAPQSRDKENQVPRGSGPGPPSPPEFPGLGQLLEELQCQLILPQAFPRRNLVQEARDAIVGTLQACHGCVPDLTLVLRGCQPPLPGTKPGGPESRRMTPSWINSPEQAPGEGRQRRQQRTKELAFAMPHTSSTPMVHRVSLAPPKGPWPPPLPLLPSPSGAAWGPPTAFDLLKSIWLVATPPPPRSWGVGPQQPLPQPPSPLLPRTSALDWSPSPPAPLPSLSWAVAQNSPEAWSFPPMRLY, encoded by the exons ATGG AAAGCCAAAGGGCGTGGGAGGGACATACGCATGCGCATCGTGCGCAGGAGGCCCCCCGTGAGGCCCGGAAGAGACTCGAGTGCGTGGTGAGCTGGGGTTACCGCGGAAAAGAAGCCACTGCACCCCAAAGCTACGTGGG CTTTTTCTTCCAGGACACAATGGACCCCTGGGGGCCAGCCCCCCAGCCTTTCCAGCGGCCTGAGAAACCTGGTCGTGTCCGCCGTCGGAAGACCAGGCGGGAGCGCAACAAGGTCCTGATGGGCAGCCGCCGACCATTGACCCGTCAGGATCCTCTTGTGACCAGTCAGGATCCCTCTGTGGTCCCTACTGCTCCCAAGCTTGTGGTCATAACCCAGGGCCGGCTGAGCCGGGAGCACCGGGGTCTCTTCAACCATGAGGTGAAATCTCTGGACGTGGCGCGGCTGCTTAGCTGTGAGTCCCtggagccaggcaccccttcactaCCCACCAAACCCTCCCCAAGCCCAAGTCGGGCCCAAGAACCGGCCCCGCAGTCAAGGGACAAGGAGAACCAGGTGCCTAGAGGCTCGGGCCCAGGCCCACCCAGTCCCCCAGAGTTCCCTGGCTTGGGGCAGCTGCTGGAGGAGCTGCAGTGCCAGCTGATTCTGCCGCAGGCCTTCCCCAGGAGGAACCTAGTACAAGAAGCCAGAGATGCCATCGTGGGCACCTTACAGGCTTGCCATGGCTGTGTGCCCGACCTCACCCTGGTGCTCCGTGGCTGCCAGCCACCCTTACCAG GGACCAAGCCTGGTGGCCCTGAAAGCCGAAGGATGACACCCTCCTGGATCAACAGCCCCGAgcaggccccaggggaggggaggcagaggaggcaACAGAGGACAAAAGAGCTCGCCTTTGCCATGCCTCACACCTCCAGCACTCCCATGGTGCACAGGGTGAGCCTGGCACCGCCAAAAGGTCCCTGGCCACCTCCCTTGCCCTTGTTGCCTTCCCCATCCGGGGCAGCCTGGGGCCCCCCAACAGCCTTTGACCTGCTGAAAAGCATCTGGCTGGTAGCCACACCACCCCCTCCGCGGTCCTGGGGGGTCGGGCCACAACAACCCCTGCCTCAGCCACCATCACCCTTGTTGCCCAGAACCTCTGCCCTGGACTGGAGCCCCAgcccccctgccccactgcctaGCCTATCCTGGGCAGTGGCCCAGAACAGCCCAGAGGCCTGGTCCTTTCCACCCATGAGACTGTActga
- the PRR19 gene encoding proline-rich protein 19 isoform X4 produces MGAAKRAVEGAERERKLEMLQGPGPAWRPSRPAHLADLWPLFPSLNPQDTMDPWGPAPQPFQRPEKPGRVRRRKTRRERNKVLMGSRRPLTRQDPLVTSQDPSVVPTAPKLVVITQGRLSREHRGLFNHEVKSLDVARLLSCESLEPGTPSLPTKPSPSPSRAQEPAPQSRDKENQVPRGSGPGPPSPPEFPGLGQLLEELQCQLILPQAFPRRNLVQEARDAIVGTLQACHGCVPDLTLVLRGCQPPLPGTKPGGPESRRMTPSWINSPEQAPGEGRQRRQQRTKELAFAMPHTSSTPMVHRVSLAPPKGPWPPPLPLLPSPSGAAWGPPTAFDLLKSIWLVATPPPPRSWGVGPQQPLPQPPSPLLPRTSALDWSPSPPAPLPSLSWAVAQNSPEAWSFPPMRLY; encoded by the exons ATGG GCGCTGCAAAGAGGGCAGTAGAAGgtgcagaaagagaaaggaaactagaGATGCTGCAAGGCCCAGGTCCAGCCTGGCGCCCTTCCCGCCCAGCTCATCTTGCAGATCTGTggcctctcttcccctccctaaACCCACAG GACACAATGGACCCCTGGGGGCCAGCCCCCCAGCCTTTCCAGCGGCCTGAGAAACCTGGTCGTGTCCGCCGTCGGAAGACCAGGCGGGAGCGCAACAAGGTCCTGATGGGCAGCCGCCGACCATTGACCCGTCAGGATCCTCTTGTGACCAGTCAGGATCCCTCTGTGGTCCCTACTGCTCCCAAGCTTGTGGTCATAACCCAGGGCCGGCTGAGCCGGGAGCACCGGGGTCTCTTCAACCATGAGGTGAAATCTCTGGACGTGGCGCGGCTGCTTAGCTGTGAGTCCCtggagccaggcaccccttcactaCCCACCAAACCCTCCCCAAGCCCAAGTCGGGCCCAAGAACCGGCCCCGCAGTCAAGGGACAAGGAGAACCAGGTGCCTAGAGGCTCGGGCCCAGGCCCACCCAGTCCCCCAGAGTTCCCTGGCTTGGGGCAGCTGCTGGAGGAGCTGCAGTGCCAGCTGATTCTGCCGCAGGCCTTCCCCAGGAGGAACCTAGTACAAGAAGCCAGAGATGCCATCGTGGGCACCTTACAGGCTTGCCATGGCTGTGTGCCCGACCTCACCCTGGTGCTCCGTGGCTGCCAGCCACCCTTACCAG GGACCAAGCCTGGTGGCCCTGAAAGCCGAAGGATGACACCCTCCTGGATCAACAGCCCCGAgcaggccccaggggaggggaggcagaggaggcaACAGAGGACAAAAGAGCTCGCCTTTGCCATGCCTCACACCTCCAGCACTCCCATGGTGCACAGGGTGAGCCTGGCACCGCCAAAAGGTCCCTGGCCACCTCCCTTGCCCTTGTTGCCTTCCCCATCCGGGGCAGCCTGGGGCCCCCCAACAGCCTTTGACCTGCTGAAAAGCATCTGGCTGGTAGCCACACCACCCCCTCCGCGGTCCTGGGGGGTCGGGCCACAACAACCCCTGCCTCAGCCACCATCACCCTTGTTGCCCAGAACCTCTGCCCTGGACTGGAGCCCCAgcccccctgccccactgcctaGCCTATCCTGGGCAGTGGCCCAGAACAGCCCAGAGGCCTGGTCCTTTCCACCCATGAGACTGTActga
- the PAFAH1B3 gene encoding platelet-activating factor acetylhydrolase IB subunit gamma isoform X2, with amino-acid sequence MSGEENPASKPTPVQDVQGDGRWMSLHHRFVADSKDKEPEVVFIGDSLVQLMHQCEIWRELFSPLHALNFGIGSDSTQHVLWRLENGELEHIRPKIVVVWVGTNNHGHTAEQVTGGIKAIVELVNQRQPQARVVVLGLLPRGQHPNPLREKNRRVNKLVRAALAGHPRAHFLDADPGFVHSDGTISHHDMYDYLHLSRLGYTPVCRALHSLLLRLLAQDQGQGVPLPEAAP; translated from the exons ATGAGTGGAGAGGAGAACCCAGCCAGCAAGCCCACGCCGGTGCAGGACGTGCAGGGCGACGGACGCTGGATGTCCCTG CACCATCGGTTCGTGGCCGACAGCAAAGATAAGGAACCCGAAGTCGTCTTCATCGGGGACTCCTTGGTCCAGCTAATGCACCAGTGCGAG ATCTGGCGGGAGCTCTTTTCTCCTCTGCACGCACTTAACTTTGGCATTGGCAGTGATAGCACGCAACATGTGCTTTGGCGGCTGGAGAATGGGGAGCTGGAACACATCCGGCCCAAG ATCGTGGTGGTCTGGGTGGGTACCAACAACCACGGGCACACGGCGGAGCAAGTGACTGGTGGCATCAAGGCCATTGTGGAACTGGTGAACCAACGGCAACCCCAGGCCCGGGTCGTGGTGCTG GGCCTGCTTCCGAGGGGCCAGCACCCTAACCCACTTCGTGAGAAAAACCGACGGGTGAACAAGCTGGTCCGAGCAGCACTGGCTGGCCACCCACGGGCCCACTTCCTGGATGCTGACCCTGGCTTTGTGCACTCAGACGGGACCATAAGTCACCATGACATGTACGATTACCTGCATCTGAGCCGCCTGGGCTACACACCTGTCTGTCGGGCCCTGCACTCCCTGCTTCTTCGTCTGCTGGCCCAAGACCAGGGCCAGGGCGTCCCCCTGCCAGAGGCCGCACCCTAA
- the PRR19 gene encoding proline-rich protein 19 isoform X1, with protein MDGPDARTPAGTTADPGHRLLRRSGNLHLEGEVESGAHASPAAAAQWTRPALPARATHSRAAAASVPGHLGTGRRDHPAPVGEGETTTPASGEGANYLKGPGRCKEGSRRCRKRKETRDAARPRSSLAPFPPSSSCRSVASLPLPKPTALLPDETFPSIHSFLESQRAWEGHTHAHRAQEAPREARKRLECVVSWGYRGKEATAPQSYVGFFFQDTMDPWGPAPQPFQRPEKPGRVRRRKTRRERNKVLMGSRRPLTRQDPLVTSQDPSVVPTAPKLVVITQGRLSREHRGLFNHEVKSLDVARLLSCESLEPGTPSLPTKPSPSPSRAQEPAPQSRDKENQVPRGSGPGPPSPPEFPGLGQLLEELQCQLILPQAFPRRNLVQEARDAIVGTLQACHGCVPDLTLVLRGCQPPLPGTKPGGPESRRMTPSWINSPEQAPGEGRQRRQQRTKELAFAMPHTSSTPMVHRVSLAPPKGPWPPPLPLLPSPSGAAWGPPTAFDLLKSIWLVATPPPPRSWGVGPQQPLPQPPSPLLPRTSALDWSPSPPAPLPSLSWAVAQNSPEAWSFPPMRLY; from the exons ATGGACGGTCCCGACGCCCGCACTCCAGCGGGGACGACGGCCGATCCCGGGCACCGCCTCCTCCGCAGGAGCGGAAACCTTCACTTAGAAGGGGAGGTGGAATCGGGAGCCCATGCTTCCCCCGCGGCGGCCGCACAGTGGACTCGTCCAGCGCTTCCCGCCCGGGCCACTCACTCTCGGGCGGCGGCCGCTAGCGTACCGGGGCACCTGGGGACGGGGAGGCGAGACCATCCAGCACccgtgggggagggagaaaccaCCACACCTGCGTCAGGGGAAGGGGCGAACTACCTGAAAGGACCGGG GCGCTGCAAAGAGGGCAGTAGAAGgtgcagaaagagaaaggaaactagaGATGCTGCAAGGCCCAGGTCCAGCCTGGCGCCCTTCCCGCCCAGCTCATCTTGCAGATCTGTggcctctcttcccctccctaaACCCACAG CTCTACTCCCAGATGAGACCTTCCCATCTATTCATTCTTTCCTAG AAAGCCAAAGGGCGTGGGAGGGACATACGCATGCGCATCGTGCGCAGGAGGCCCCCCGTGAGGCCCGGAAGAGACTCGAGTGCGTGGTGAGCTGGGGTTACCGCGGAAAAGAAGCCACTGCACCCCAAAGCTACGTGGG CTTTTTCTTCCAGGACACAATGGACCCCTGGGGGCCAGCCCCCCAGCCTTTCCAGCGGCCTGAGAAACCTGGTCGTGTCCGCCGTCGGAAGACCAGGCGGGAGCGCAACAAGGTCCTGATGGGCAGCCGCCGACCATTGACCCGTCAGGATCCTCTTGTGACCAGTCAGGATCCCTCTGTGGTCCCTACTGCTCCCAAGCTTGTGGTCATAACCCAGGGCCGGCTGAGCCGGGAGCACCGGGGTCTCTTCAACCATGAGGTGAAATCTCTGGACGTGGCGCGGCTGCTTAGCTGTGAGTCCCtggagccaggcaccccttcactaCCCACCAAACCCTCCCCAAGCCCAAGTCGGGCCCAAGAACCGGCCCCGCAGTCAAGGGACAAGGAGAACCAGGTGCCTAGAGGCTCGGGCCCAGGCCCACCCAGTCCCCCAGAGTTCCCTGGCTTGGGGCAGCTGCTGGAGGAGCTGCAGTGCCAGCTGATTCTGCCGCAGGCCTTCCCCAGGAGGAACCTAGTACAAGAAGCCAGAGATGCCATCGTGGGCACCTTACAGGCTTGCCATGGCTGTGTGCCCGACCTCACCCTGGTGCTCCGTGGCTGCCAGCCACCCTTACCAG GGACCAAGCCTGGTGGCCCTGAAAGCCGAAGGATGACACCCTCCTGGATCAACAGCCCCGAgcaggccccaggggaggggaggcagaggaggcaACAGAGGACAAAAGAGCTCGCCTTTGCCATGCCTCACACCTCCAGCACTCCCATGGTGCACAGGGTGAGCCTGGCACCGCCAAAAGGTCCCTGGCCACCTCCCTTGCCCTTGTTGCCTTCCCCATCCGGGGCAGCCTGGGGCCCCCCAACAGCCTTTGACCTGCTGAAAAGCATCTGGCTGGTAGCCACACCACCCCCTCCGCGGTCCTGGGGGGTCGGGCCACAACAACCCCTGCCTCAGCCACCATCACCCTTGTTGCCCAGAACCTCTGCCCTGGACTGGAGCCCCAgcccccctgccccactgcctaGCCTATCCTGGGCAGTGGCCCAGAACAGCCCAGAGGCCTGGTCCTTTCCACCCATGAGACTGTActga
- the PAFAH1B3 gene encoding platelet-activating factor acetylhydrolase IB subunit gamma isoform X3, whose translation MWWLSRGANMSGEENPASKPTPVQDVQGDGRWMSLHHRFVADSKDKEPEVVFIGDSLVQLMHQCEIWRELFSPLHALNFGIGSDSTQHVLWRLENGELEHIRPKIVVVWVGTNNHGHTAEQVTGGIKAIVELVNQRQPQARVVVLCIPQLGTPW comes from the exons ATGTGGTGGCT GAGCCGCGGCGCCAATATGAGTGGAGAGGAGAACCCAGCCAGCAAGCCCACGCCGGTGCAGGACGTGCAGGGCGACGGACGCTGGATGTCCCTG CACCATCGGTTCGTGGCCGACAGCAAAGATAAGGAACCCGAAGTCGTCTTCATCGGGGACTCCTTGGTCCAGCTAATGCACCAGTGCGAG ATCTGGCGGGAGCTCTTTTCTCCTCTGCACGCACTTAACTTTGGCATTGGCAGTGATAGCACGCAACATGTGCTTTGGCGGCTGGAGAATGGGGAGCTGGAACACATCCGGCCCAAG ATCGTGGTGGTCTGGGTGGGTACCAACAACCACGGGCACACGGCGGAGCAAGTGACTGGTGGCATCAAGGCCATTGTGGAACTGGTGAACCAACGGCAACCCCAGGCCCGGGTCGTGGTGCTG TGTATTCCGCAGCTGGGGACTCCGTGGTGA
- the PRR19 gene encoding proline-rich protein 19 isoform X5, whose protein sequence is MLQGPGPAWRPSRPAHLADLWPLFPSLNPQDTMDPWGPAPQPFQRPEKPGRVRRRKTRRERNKVLMGSRRPLTRQDPLVTSQDPSVVPTAPKLVVITQGRLSREHRGLFNHEVKSLDVARLLSCESLEPGTPSLPTKPSPSPSRAQEPAPQSRDKENQVPRGSGPGPPSPPEFPGLGQLLEELQCQLILPQAFPRRNLVQEARDAIVGTLQACHGCVPDLTLVLRGCQPPLPGTKPGGPESRRMTPSWINSPEQAPGEGRQRRQQRTKELAFAMPHTSSTPMVHRVSLAPPKGPWPPPLPLLPSPSGAAWGPPTAFDLLKSIWLVATPPPPRSWGVGPQQPLPQPPSPLLPRTSALDWSPSPPAPLPSLSWAVAQNSPEAWSFPPMRLY, encoded by the exons ATGCTGCAAGGCCCAGGTCCAGCCTGGCGCCCTTCCCGCCCAGCTCATCTTGCAGATCTGTggcctctcttcccctccctaaACCCACAG GACACAATGGACCCCTGGGGGCCAGCCCCCCAGCCTTTCCAGCGGCCTGAGAAACCTGGTCGTGTCCGCCGTCGGAAGACCAGGCGGGAGCGCAACAAGGTCCTGATGGGCAGCCGCCGACCATTGACCCGTCAGGATCCTCTTGTGACCAGTCAGGATCCCTCTGTGGTCCCTACTGCTCCCAAGCTTGTGGTCATAACCCAGGGCCGGCTGAGCCGGGAGCACCGGGGTCTCTTCAACCATGAGGTGAAATCTCTGGACGTGGCGCGGCTGCTTAGCTGTGAGTCCCtggagccaggcaccccttcactaCCCACCAAACCCTCCCCAAGCCCAAGTCGGGCCCAAGAACCGGCCCCGCAGTCAAGGGACAAGGAGAACCAGGTGCCTAGAGGCTCGGGCCCAGGCCCACCCAGTCCCCCAGAGTTCCCTGGCTTGGGGCAGCTGCTGGAGGAGCTGCAGTGCCAGCTGATTCTGCCGCAGGCCTTCCCCAGGAGGAACCTAGTACAAGAAGCCAGAGATGCCATCGTGGGCACCTTACAGGCTTGCCATGGCTGTGTGCCCGACCTCACCCTGGTGCTCCGTGGCTGCCAGCCACCCTTACCAG GGACCAAGCCTGGTGGCCCTGAAAGCCGAAGGATGACACCCTCCTGGATCAACAGCCCCGAgcaggccccaggggaggggaggcagaggaggcaACAGAGGACAAAAGAGCTCGCCTTTGCCATGCCTCACACCTCCAGCACTCCCATGGTGCACAGGGTGAGCCTGGCACCGCCAAAAGGTCCCTGGCCACCTCCCTTGCCCTTGTTGCCTTCCCCATCCGGGGCAGCCTGGGGCCCCCCAACAGCCTTTGACCTGCTGAAAAGCATCTGGCTGGTAGCCACACCACCCCCTCCGCGGTCCTGGGGGGTCGGGCCACAACAACCCCTGCCTCAGCCACCATCACCCTTGTTGCCCAGAACCTCTGCCCTGGACTGGAGCCCCAgcccccctgccccactgcctaGCCTATCCTGGGCAGTGGCCCAGAACAGCCCAGAGGCCTGGTCCTTTCCACCCATGAGACTGTActga
- the PAFAH1B3 gene encoding platelet-activating factor acetylhydrolase IB subunit gamma isoform X1, producing the protein MWWLSRGANMSGEENPASKPTPVQDVQGDGRWMSLHHRFVADSKDKEPEVVFIGDSLVQLMHQCEIWRELFSPLHALNFGIGSDSTQHVLWRLENGELEHIRPKIVVVWVGTNNHGHTAEQVTGGIKAIVELVNQRQPQARVVVLGLLPRGQHPNPLREKNRRVNKLVRAALAGHPRAHFLDADPGFVHSDGTISHHDMYDYLHLSRLGYTPVCRALHSLLLRLLAQDQGQGVPLPEAAP; encoded by the exons ATGTGGTGGCT GAGCCGCGGCGCCAATATGAGTGGAGAGGAGAACCCAGCCAGCAAGCCCACGCCGGTGCAGGACGTGCAGGGCGACGGACGCTGGATGTCCCTG CACCATCGGTTCGTGGCCGACAGCAAAGATAAGGAACCCGAAGTCGTCTTCATCGGGGACTCCTTGGTCCAGCTAATGCACCAGTGCGAG ATCTGGCGGGAGCTCTTTTCTCCTCTGCACGCACTTAACTTTGGCATTGGCAGTGATAGCACGCAACATGTGCTTTGGCGGCTGGAGAATGGGGAGCTGGAACACATCCGGCCCAAG ATCGTGGTGGTCTGGGTGGGTACCAACAACCACGGGCACACGGCGGAGCAAGTGACTGGTGGCATCAAGGCCATTGTGGAACTGGTGAACCAACGGCAACCCCAGGCCCGGGTCGTGGTGCTG GGCCTGCTTCCGAGGGGCCAGCACCCTAACCCACTTCGTGAGAAAAACCGACGGGTGAACAAGCTGGTCCGAGCAGCACTGGCTGGCCACCCACGGGCCCACTTCCTGGATGCTGACCCTGGCTTTGTGCACTCAGACGGGACCATAAGTCACCATGACATGTACGATTACCTGCATCTGAGCCGCCTGGGCTACACACCTGTCTGTCGGGCCCTGCACTCCCTGCTTCTTCGTCTGCTGGCCCAAGACCAGGGCCAGGGCGTCCCCCTGCCAGAGGCCGCACCCTAA
- the PRR19 gene encoding proline-rich protein 19 isoform X6, whose product MDPWGPAPQPFQRPEKPGRVRRRKTRRERNKVLMGSRRPLTRQDPLVTSQDPSVVPTAPKLVVITQGRLSREHRGLFNHEVKSLDVARLLSCESLEPGTPSLPTKPSPSPSRAQEPAPQSRDKENQVPRGSGPGPPSPPEFPGLGQLLEELQCQLILPQAFPRRNLVQEARDAIVGTLQACHGCVPDLTLVLRGCQPPLPGTKPGGPESRRMTPSWINSPEQAPGEGRQRRQQRTKELAFAMPHTSSTPMVHRVSLAPPKGPWPPPLPLLPSPSGAAWGPPTAFDLLKSIWLVATPPPPRSWGVGPQQPLPQPPSPLLPRTSALDWSPSPPAPLPSLSWAVAQNSPEAWSFPPMRLY is encoded by the exons ATGGACCCCTGGGGGCCAGCCCCCCAGCCTTTCCAGCGGCCTGAGAAACCTGGTCGTGTCCGCCGTCGGAAGACCAGGCGGGAGCGCAACAAGGTCCTGATGGGCAGCCGCCGACCATTGACCCGTCAGGATCCTCTTGTGACCAGTCAGGATCCCTCTGTGGTCCCTACTGCTCCCAAGCTTGTGGTCATAACCCAGGGCCGGCTGAGCCGGGAGCACCGGGGTCTCTTCAACCATGAGGTGAAATCTCTGGACGTGGCGCGGCTGCTTAGCTGTGAGTCCCtggagccaggcaccccttcactaCCCACCAAACCCTCCCCAAGCCCAAGTCGGGCCCAAGAACCGGCCCCGCAGTCAAGGGACAAGGAGAACCAGGTGCCTAGAGGCTCGGGCCCAGGCCCACCCAGTCCCCCAGAGTTCCCTGGCTTGGGGCAGCTGCTGGAGGAGCTGCAGTGCCAGCTGATTCTGCCGCAGGCCTTCCCCAGGAGGAACCTAGTACAAGAAGCCAGAGATGCCATCGTGGGCACCTTACAGGCTTGCCATGGCTGTGTGCCCGACCTCACCCTGGTGCTCCGTGGCTGCCAGCCACCCTTACCAG GGACCAAGCCTGGTGGCCCTGAAAGCCGAAGGATGACACCCTCCTGGATCAACAGCCCCGAgcaggccccaggggaggggaggcagaggaggcaACAGAGGACAAAAGAGCTCGCCTTTGCCATGCCTCACACCTCCAGCACTCCCATGGTGCACAGGGTGAGCCTGGCACCGCCAAAAGGTCCCTGGCCACCTCCCTTGCCCTTGTTGCCTTCCCCATCCGGGGCAGCCTGGGGCCCCCCAACAGCCTTTGACCTGCTGAAAAGCATCTGGCTGGTAGCCACACCACCCCCTCCGCGGTCCTGGGGGGTCGGGCCACAACAACCCCTGCCTCAGCCACCATCACCCTTGTTGCCCAGAACCTCTGCCCTGGACTGGAGCCCCAgcccccctgccccactgcctaGCCTATCCTGGGCAGTGGCCCAGAACAGCCCAGAGGCCTGGTCCTTTCCACCCATGAGACTGTActga